From Xenopus tropicalis strain Nigerian chromosome 3, UCB_Xtro_10.0, whole genome shotgun sequence, the proteins below share one genomic window:
- the cyp1a1 gene encoding cytochrome P450 1A1 isoform X2 → MTSWIGLIADMMDNSTTTEVLVASIVFAIVFLVIRSQRVKLPPGTKKLPGPMPYPVIGNLLSLSKNPHLSLTKMSETYGDVFQIQIGTKPMLVLSGLETLRQALIRQSDEFAGRPDLFTFRLVGDGQSMTFSSDSGEVWRARRRLAQNALKTFATSPSPTSSNSCLVEENIITEAEYLIRKFKELIDDKGEFDPYRYVVVSVANVICGMCFGKRYNHDDEELLNVVNLTDEFGAAAASGNPADFIPILQYLPNSSMKAFKEINQKFLAFMQKFTKEHYKTFDKNHIRDITDSLIQHSQEKRVDENSNIQLSNEKIVNIVNDLFGAGFDTITTALSWSLMYLVAHPNIQQRIQDELDQVIGRERRPRLSDRAQLPYTEAFILEMFRHSSFMPFTIPHCTTKDTMLNGYFIPKGICVLINQWQVNHDPNLWQDPFKFCPERFLNNDGTMVNKTEMEKVMIFGLGKRRCVGEAIGRMEVFLFLTTMLQQMQFFKQDGEKLDMSPQYGLTMKHKRCHLTAKLRFALLTN, encoded by the exons ATGACAAGTTGGATAGGTTTGATTGCTGACATGATGGACAATTCAACTACCACTGAGGTTCTTGTGGCATCTATAGTCTTTGCCATAGTGTTCCTGGTGATTAGGTCACAAAGGGTCAAACTCCCACCAGGAACAAAGAAATTACCAGGGCCTATGCCATATCCTGTTATTGGGAATTTGTTATCCCTGAGCAAGAATCCACATCTTAGCCTGACGAAAATGAGCGAAACCTATGGTGATGTGTTCCAGATTCAAATTGGCACAAAGCCTATGCTGGTCCTTAGTGGGCTGGAGACTCTCAGGCAAGCACTGATACGACAGAGTGATGAGTTTGCCGGCCGTCCAGATCTCTTCACTTTCCGCTTGGTCGGTGACGGTCAGAGCATGACATTCAGCAGTGATTCCGGAGAGGTGTGGAGAGCTCGACGCAGACTTGCACAAAATGCCCTCAAAACCTTTGCTACTTCCCCTTCACCCACATCATCAAATTCTTGCCTTGTTGAAGAAAACATTATTACAGAAGCAGAATATTTAATAAGGAAATTTAAGGAACTAATTGATGACAAAGGAGAGTTTGACCCCTACAGATACGTGGTGGTCTCCGTCGCCAATGTCATCTGTGGCATGTGCTTTGGTAAACGATATAACCATGATGATGAAGAGCTTCTGAATGTGGTGAATCTTACTGATGAGTTTGGCGCAGCAGCTGCTTCAGGCAAccctgcagatttcatcccaatTCTACAATATCTTCCCAACTCTAGCATGAAGGCCTTCAAGGAAATCAACCAAAAGTTCCTAGCCTTCATGCAGAAATTCACCAAAGAGCACTACAAAACATTTGACAAG AACCATATACGAGATATTACTGATTCACTTATTCAACACTCCCAGGAGAAGAGAGTTGATGAGAACTCAAATATTCAATTATcaaatgaaaaaattgtgaatataGTAAATGACCTTTTTGGTGCTG GGTTTGATACCATTACCACTGCTCTCTCATGGAGTCTCATGTACCTTGTGGCCCATCCTAACATACAACAGAGAATTCAGGATGAACTGG ACCAGGTTATTGGCAGAGAAAGGAGGCCCAGATTATCAGACAGAGCTCAGCTGCCTTATACTGAAGCTTTTATACTGGAGATGTTCCGTCATTCTTCTTTCATGCCCTTCACGATTCCTCACTG CACAACCAAAGACACAATGTTAAATGGATATTTCATCCCCAAGGGAATCTGTGTGCTGATCAACCAGTGGCAAGTTAATCATGACCC CAACCTGTGGCAAGATCCATTCAAGTTCTGCCCAGAGCGCTTCTTGAACAACGATGGCACAATGGTGAACAAAACTGAGATGGAGAAAGTAATGATTTTTGGCTTGGGAAAAAGGAGGTGTGTTGGGGAAGCCATTGGGAGAATGGAGGTCTTCCTCTTTCTCACTACCATGCTCCAGCAGATGCAATTCTTTAAACAAGATGGAGAAAAACTGGACATGTCTCCACAGTATGGACTAACCATGAAACACAAGCGTTGCCATCTTACAGCTAAACTGCGTTTTGCTTTGTTAACTAATTAA
- the cyp1a1 gene encoding cytochrome P450 1A1 isoform X1, whose amino-acid sequence MRQEVQQWREAGRPNNEVPGSRQRSIQTDPGQGRQQGSQTKMTSWIGLIADMMDNSTTTEVLVASIVFAIVFLVIRSQRVKLPPGTKKLPGPMPYPVIGNLLSLSKNPHLSLTKMSETYGDVFQIQIGTKPMLVLSGLETLRQALIRQSDEFAGRPDLFTFRLVGDGQSMTFSSDSGEVWRARRRLAQNALKTFATSPSPTSSNSCLVEENIITEAEYLIRKFKELIDDKGEFDPYRYVVVSVANVICGMCFGKRYNHDDEELLNVVNLTDEFGAAAASGNPADFIPILQYLPNSSMKAFKEINQKFLAFMQKFTKEHYKTFDKNHIRDITDSLIQHSQEKRVDENSNIQLSNEKIVNIVNDLFGAGFDTITTALSWSLMYLVAHPNIQQRIQDELDQVIGRERRPRLSDRAQLPYTEAFILEMFRHSSFMPFTIPHCTTKDTMLNGYFIPKGICVLINQWQVNHDPNLWQDPFKFCPERFLNNDGTMVNKTEMEKVMIFGLGKRRCVGEAIGRMEVFLFLTTMLQQMQFFKQDGEKLDMSPQYGLTMKHKRCHLTAKLRFALLTN is encoded by the exons ACAAAAATGACAAGTTGGATAGGTTTGATTGCTGACATGATGGACAATTCAACTACCACTGAGGTTCTTGTGGCATCTATAGTCTTTGCCATAGTGTTCCTGGTGATTAGGTCACAAAGGGTCAAACTCCCACCAGGAACAAAGAAATTACCAGGGCCTATGCCATATCCTGTTATTGGGAATTTGTTATCCCTGAGCAAGAATCCACATCTTAGCCTGACGAAAATGAGCGAAACCTATGGTGATGTGTTCCAGATTCAAATTGGCACAAAGCCTATGCTGGTCCTTAGTGGGCTGGAGACTCTCAGGCAAGCACTGATACGACAGAGTGATGAGTTTGCCGGCCGTCCAGATCTCTTCACTTTCCGCTTGGTCGGTGACGGTCAGAGCATGACATTCAGCAGTGATTCCGGAGAGGTGTGGAGAGCTCGACGCAGACTTGCACAAAATGCCCTCAAAACCTTTGCTACTTCCCCTTCACCCACATCATCAAATTCTTGCCTTGTTGAAGAAAACATTATTACAGAAGCAGAATATTTAATAAGGAAATTTAAGGAACTAATTGATGACAAAGGAGAGTTTGACCCCTACAGATACGTGGTGGTCTCCGTCGCCAATGTCATCTGTGGCATGTGCTTTGGTAAACGATATAACCATGATGATGAAGAGCTTCTGAATGTGGTGAATCTTACTGATGAGTTTGGCGCAGCAGCTGCTTCAGGCAAccctgcagatttcatcccaatTCTACAATATCTTCCCAACTCTAGCATGAAGGCCTTCAAGGAAATCAACCAAAAGTTCCTAGCCTTCATGCAGAAATTCACCAAAGAGCACTACAAAACATTTGACAAG AACCATATACGAGATATTACTGATTCACTTATTCAACACTCCCAGGAGAAGAGAGTTGATGAGAACTCAAATATTCAATTATcaaatgaaaaaattgtgaatataGTAAATGACCTTTTTGGTGCTG GGTTTGATACCATTACCACTGCTCTCTCATGGAGTCTCATGTACCTTGTGGCCCATCCTAACATACAACAGAGAATTCAGGATGAACTGG ACCAGGTTATTGGCAGAGAAAGGAGGCCCAGATTATCAGACAGAGCTCAGCTGCCTTATACTGAAGCTTTTATACTGGAGATGTTCCGTCATTCTTCTTTCATGCCCTTCACGATTCCTCACTG CACAACCAAAGACACAATGTTAAATGGATATTTCATCCCCAAGGGAATCTGTGTGCTGATCAACCAGTGGCAAGTTAATCATGACCC CAACCTGTGGCAAGATCCATTCAAGTTCTGCCCAGAGCGCTTCTTGAACAACGATGGCACAATGGTGAACAAAACTGAGATGGAGAAAGTAATGATTTTTGGCTTGGGAAAAAGGAGGTGTGTTGGGGAAGCCATTGGGAGAATGGAGGTCTTCCTCTTTCTCACTACCATGCTCCAGCAGATGCAATTCTTTAAACAAGATGGAGAAAAACTGGACATGTCTCCACAGTATGGACTAACCATGAAACACAAGCGTTGCCATCTTACAGCTAAACTGCGTTTTGCTTTGTTAACTAATTAA